A window of the Mesoplasma florum L1 genome harbors these coding sequences:
- a CDS encoding signal peptidase II yields the protein MFKNQISNLIFGLKSYDFKWKFKLIIATPIMSFLILLDWIIKWVVVATMKENDSKTFINGFLNIQYKINLGSAYGRGDYADGLAKTVTLAALFVALLIIVFIFLNDKKWIITCSILLAGGFANLLARAWAPATIRDGQEIYGGVVDMFVWGFDFLGSSGYIFNLADMWVNIGIGIGAVCFIIEMINIFKPKKQKEINKEVDKNENKS from the coding sequence ATGTTTAAAAATCAAATATCTAATTTAATTTTTGGATTAAAATCATATGATTTTAAATGAAAATTTAAACTGATTATAGCTACCCCTATAATGAGCTTTTTGATACTGTTAGATTGAATAATTAAATGAGTTGTTGTTGCAACAATGAAAGAAAACGACTCAAAAACATTTATAAATGGATTTTTAAATATTCAATACAAAATAAATTTAGGTTCTGCTTATGGTCGCGGTGATTATGCAGATGGTTTAGCTAAAACAGTAACTTTAGCAGCATTATTTGTTGCACTACTAATCATTGTATTTATATTTTTAAATGATAAAAAATGAATTATTACTTGTTCAATATTACTGGCTGGTGGTTTTGCAAACTTATTAGCAAGAGCTTGAGCTCCAGCTACTATAAGAGATGGCCAAGAAATTTATGGTGGAGTTGTAGATATGTTTGTATGAGGCTTTGACTTCTTAGGCTCTTCAGGCTATATATTTAATTTAGCTGACATGTGGGTGAATATTGGAATCGGAATTGGGGCAGTGTGTTTTATTATAGAAATGATCAACATATTTAAACCAAAAAAACAAAAAGAAATAAATAAAGAGGTAGATAAAAATGAAAATAAAAGCTAA
- the rsmH gene encoding 16S rRNA (cytosine(1402)-N(4))-methyltransferase RsmH produces the protein MEKHIPVLLKESIEYLNIKENGIYVDCTLGRAGHSSEILKKLKDGKLFSIDQDETAILEGTEKLTKISNNFKILEGNFVNISAMLAMQGIFEVDGILYDLGVSSPQFDVAERGFSYRFDGPLDMRMDRANNSLTAHKIVNEYTQEELEQILWNYGDEKFARSIAKNIILSRPINTTFELVSVIKKSLPAKILKQQKHPAKKTFQALRIRVNNEMETLESSLEQSLNLLKPKGRVVVITFHSLEEKVVKNIFKKYTLDEQQFYLSNLPYEIESSKDFKLLFKKPLKPTNTEVENNNRSHSAKLWVIEKK, from the coding sequence ATGGAAAAACATATACCAGTATTATTGAAAGAATCAATTGAGTATCTAAATATTAAGGAAAATGGAATTTATGTTGACTGTACTCTTGGTAGAGCTGGACATTCAAGTGAAATACTAAAAAAATTAAAAGATGGTAAATTATTTTCAATTGATCAAGATGAAACAGCAATATTAGAAGGAACTGAAAAACTTACAAAAATTAGTAACAATTTCAAAATACTAGAAGGAAATTTCGTTAACATTTCAGCAATGTTGGCAATGCAAGGGATTTTCGAGGTTGATGGTATCCTTTATGATTTAGGAGTTTCTTCGCCACAATTTGATGTGGCAGAAAGAGGTTTCAGTTATAGATTTGATGGTCCACTTGATATGAGAATGGATAGAGCTAATAATTCTCTAACTGCTCACAAAATAGTGAACGAATATACACAAGAAGAACTAGAGCAAATTTTATGAAATTATGGTGATGAAAAATTTGCAAGATCAATTGCAAAAAATATTATTCTTTCAAGACCTATAAATACAACATTTGAATTAGTTAGTGTAATAAAAAAATCTTTACCAGCAAAAATATTGAAACAACAAAAACACCCTGCTAAAAAAACATTTCAAGCTCTAAGAATAAGAGTTAACAATGAAATGGAAACTTTAGAAAGTTCGTTAGAACAAAGTTTAAATTTATTAAAACCAAAAGGAAGGGTTGTTGTTATAACTTTCCATTCATTAGAAGAAAAAGTTGTTAAAAACATATTTAAGAAATATACACTTGATGAACAACAATTTTACTTAAGTAATTTACCATATGAAATTGAATCATCAAAAGACTTTAAACTGTTGTTTAAAAAGCCATTAAAACCCACAAATACAGAAGTAGAAAATAATAATAGAAGTCATAGCGCAAAGCTTTGAGTAATTGAGAAAAAATAA
- the sepF gene encoding cell division protein SepF, giving the protein MKIKELLDKMKTKKLESGEIDQALNDVNGYSMYDEEDSTTKEEVEYSNESELNTINQDIPSKRTEIIKPTSFSEAAKIADELKINKIVLIDLSGLEKAEKRRIIDFISGVIYINDGIYKKIEGNIYKILIRK; this is encoded by the coding sequence ATGAAAATTAAAGAACTACTAGATAAAATGAAAACTAAAAAACTTGAATCAGGGGAAATAGATCAAGCTTTAAACGATGTAAATGGATACAGTATGTATGATGAAGAAGATTCAACAACTAAAGAAGAAGTTGAATATTCAAATGAAAGTGAATTAAACACAATCAATCAAGATATTCCTTCTAAAAGAACTGAAATTATTAAGCCTACTTCTTTTTCTGAAGCAGCTAAAATTGCAGATGAATTAAAAATTAATAAAATTGTTTTAATTGATCTTTCAGGATTAGAAAAAGCAGAAAAAAGAAGAATTATAGATTTCATATCAGGTGTTATTTACATTAATGATGGTATCTACAAAAAAATTGAAGGTAACATTTACAAAATATTAATTAGAAAATAA
- the ftsZ gene encoding cell division protein FtsZ, with product MNNNTQEFSQKAKIKVIGVGGGGNNAVSRMFEQGAHGVDFYIANTDAQVLAGSNVPNKIILGEKSTKGLGAGANPEVGKTAALESENDLRAALEGADLIFVTAGMGGGTGTGAAPVIARIAQETGALVVAIVTKPFRFEGKYRNTFAEEGIIELKKYVDSTIVISNDRLLEFIGAKPIQEAFAEADAILKQGVQTITDLIAVPALINLDFADVKTVMSKKGNALFGIGLGTGPDKANLAANDAISSTLLEAAIVGAKDVIVNVTGGEGISLNDAYDVVDVVNQAIDNPEVNIVFGVAINKELTEKDELVVTVIATGFDEEMIKSSANLGTKSNAASTFANLRTSSLYKSTHVEEEQKAPTSFEEDVLHAHQTMHSVNSGASTYSDDTEDDFPTFLK from the coding sequence ATGAATAATAATACACAAGAATTTAGCCAAAAAGCCAAGATTAAAGTTATTGGAGTTGGTGGTGGTGGAAACAATGCCGTTTCAAGAATGTTTGAGCAAGGCGCTCACGGTGTTGATTTCTATATTGCAAATACTGATGCTCAAGTTTTAGCAGGATCAAATGTTCCTAATAAAATTATTTTAGGAGAAAAATCAACAAAAGGTTTAGGTGCTGGAGCAAACCCTGAAGTAGGTAAAACAGCTGCTTTAGAATCTGAAAATGATTTAAGAGCTGCTTTAGAAGGTGCTGATTTAATTTTTGTAACTGCTGGAATGGGTGGAGGAACTGGAACAGGTGCTGCTCCAGTTATCGCAAGAATCGCTCAAGAAACAGGAGCTTTAGTTGTTGCTATTGTAACTAAACCATTCAGATTTGAAGGTAAATACAGAAACACTTTTGCAGAAGAAGGAATAATTGAATTAAAAAAATACGTTGATTCAACAATTGTTATCTCAAATGATCGCTTATTAGAGTTCATTGGTGCTAAACCTATTCAAGAAGCTTTTGCTGAAGCTGACGCAATATTAAAACAAGGTGTTCAAACAATTACAGACTTAATTGCAGTTCCTGCTTTAATTAACTTAGACTTTGCTGACGTTAAAACAGTTATGTCTAAAAAAGGTAACGCATTATTTGGAATTGGTTTAGGAACAGGTCCAGATAAGGCAAACTTAGCAGCTAATGATGCTATCTCATCAACTTTACTTGAAGCAGCAATCGTTGGTGCAAAAGATGTTATTGTTAATGTTACTGGTGGAGAAGGTATTTCATTAAACGATGCTTATGATGTTGTTGATGTTGTTAATCAAGCAATTGATAACCCAGAAGTAAATATCGTTTTTGGAGTAGCTATTAATAAAGAATTAACTGAAAAAGATGAATTAGTTGTAACTGTTATTGCTACTGGTTTTGATGAAGAAATGATTAAATCATCAGCAAACTTAGGAACAAAATCAAACGCGGCTTCAACATTTGCAAATTTAAGAACTTCAAGTTTATACAAATCAACTCATGTTGAAGAAGAACAAAAAGCACCTACTTCATTTGAAGAAGATGTTCTACATGCTCACCAAACTATGCATTCTGTAAATAGTGGTGCATCAACATATTCAGATGATACTGAAGATGATTTCCCAACATTCTTGAAATAG
- the ileS gene encoding isoleucine--tRNA ligase, producing the protein MKNIYKDTLLIGQTDFDMRAGLKDKEPVIQEMWDAKKIYDQKQKLNEGKPLFMLHDGPPYANGDLHIGHALNKTLKDMIIRWKNANGYLAPFIMGWDTHGLPIETAVTKMGIDRKQTPAVEFRDMCKDYALKQVANQANQFKRLGIFSNSDVKYVTLTHDFEVSELRLFQKMYEKEMVYKALKPIYWSPSSESALAESEIEYKDVKSPTIFVAMKVVEGNAKIDTDTEIVIWTTTPWTIPSNQMAAVGENIEYNIVKANDRKFILASSLVNKVAEQIGWETFEILDTLKGPEIVGVKYAHPLYEQKINPVVIGHHVTDEAGTGIVHTAGGFGEDDYIIVKQHGIEPFAPIDDQGKFTNEIAEFDEKLVGVFYEDANKIVGMDLEAKQRLLKLKFVSHSYPHDWRTKKPVIYRCTSQWFIGLDKAKNQILANVDQITTKPEWAKKRLYQVLEDRTDWTISRQRLWGVPIVAFYDQNDKLVLNNEILAFAIDKIAELGTNAWFDKPADTFLPEAYRNKNLKKEKDILDVWFDSGSSAIALSERFKNLPLPYDLYLEGNDQYRGWFNASMINSTIYSGKSPYKKLISHGMTVDEKGNKMSKSLGNGIDPIEFANTQGADILRLWVASTDYTDDQKIGPEIIKQIGESYRKIRNTMRFILANLFDFDPSKDYQTNLTEVDRYALNNLSVVKNKASEAYDNLSYNQVYNLVVNYVTKDLSSFYLDFIKDILYIEKNDSIRRRQVQTVLYEQLWMLIDLLRPILIHTIEEVYQAMVNLNKTDSVHLLDNKKQDFIESNEFVTKWNNIMVLRDDVNKALEIAREQKIINKGFEATVKVCLKDEFKNIESTTELEKIFIVNSLSFTNDCSGLSEQKIAFVGVELKNGTKCERCWGIFDTLINNEICERCNSVVESL; encoded by the coding sequence ATGAAAAACATTTATAAAGATACATTATTAATCGGTCAAACAGATTTTGATATGAGAGCTGGCTTAAAAGATAAAGAACCAGTTATTCAAGAAATGTGAGATGCTAAGAAAATTTATGATCAAAAACAAAAACTAAATGAAGGAAAACCTTTATTTATGTTACATGATGGTCCACCATATGCAAACGGTGATTTACACATTGGTCATGCCTTAAATAAAACATTGAAAGATATGATAATCAGATGAAAAAATGCTAATGGTTATTTAGCTCCTTTCATTATGGGTTGAGATACTCATGGTTTACCTATTGAAACAGCTGTAACAAAAATGGGTATTGATCGTAAACAAACTCCAGCAGTTGAGTTTAGAGACATGTGTAAAGACTACGCTTTAAAACAAGTTGCAAATCAAGCTAACCAATTTAAGCGTTTAGGTATTTTTTCTAATAGCGATGTTAAATATGTTACATTAACTCATGATTTTGAAGTTAGTGAATTAAGACTATTCCAAAAAATGTATGAAAAAGAAATGGTTTACAAAGCATTAAAACCAATTTACTGATCTCCTTCAAGTGAATCTGCTTTAGCTGAATCTGAAATCGAATATAAAGATGTTAAATCACCAACTATTTTTGTTGCTATGAAAGTTGTTGAAGGTAATGCAAAAATTGATACTGATACTGAAATTGTTATTTGAACAACAACACCTTGAACTATTCCTTCAAACCAAATGGCTGCTGTTGGAGAAAACATTGAATATAACATTGTTAAAGCTAATGATAGAAAATTCATTTTAGCGTCTTCATTAGTTAATAAAGTTGCAGAACAAATTGGCTGAGAAACATTTGAAATTTTAGATACTTTAAAAGGACCTGAAATTGTTGGTGTTAAATATGCTCACCCATTATATGAACAAAAAATTAATCCAGTTGTAATTGGACATCATGTTACTGATGAAGCTGGAACTGGTATTGTTCATACCGCTGGTGGATTTGGGGAAGATGACTATATAATTGTTAAACAACATGGTATAGAACCATTTGCTCCAATTGACGATCAAGGTAAGTTTACAAATGAAATTGCTGAATTTGATGAAAAACTTGTTGGAGTATTCTACGAAGATGCTAATAAAATTGTTGGTATGGATTTAGAAGCAAAACAAAGATTATTAAAATTAAAATTTGTTTCTCACTCATATCCACATGACTGAAGAACTAAAAAACCTGTTATTTACCGTTGTACATCACAATGATTCATTGGTTTAGACAAAGCTAAAAATCAAATTTTAGCAAATGTTGATCAAATAACAACAAAACCTGAATGAGCAAAAAAACGTTTATATCAAGTATTAGAAGACAGAACAGATTGAACTATTTCACGTCAAAGACTATGAGGAGTGCCAATTGTTGCATTTTACGATCAAAATGATAAGTTAGTTCTTAATAATGAAATATTAGCATTTGCCATTGATAAAATAGCTGAATTAGGAACTAATGCTTGATTCGATAAACCAGCAGATACATTCTTACCAGAGGCTTATAGAAATAAAAACCTAAAAAAAGAAAAAGATATTTTAGATGTTTGATTTGATTCAGGTTCAAGTGCAATTGCATTAAGCGAAAGATTTAAAAATTTACCATTACCATATGATTTATATTTAGAAGGAAATGATCAATATCGTGGATGATTTAATGCATCAATGATTAACTCAACTATCTACTCAGGCAAATCACCTTATAAAAAACTAATTTCTCACGGAATGACTGTTGATGAAAAAGGAAATAAAATGTCTAAATCATTGGGAAACGGAATCGATCCTATTGAGTTTGCTAATACACAAGGTGCAGATATTTTAAGATTATGAGTTGCTTCAACAGATTATACTGATGATCAAAAAATAGGACCTGAAATTATTAAACAAATTGGAGAATCTTATAGAAAAATAAGAAATACAATGAGATTTATTTTAGCTAATTTATTTGATTTTGATCCAAGTAAGGATTATCAAACAAATTTAACTGAAGTAGATAGATATGCGCTTAATAATTTAAGTGTTGTTAAAAATAAAGCTAGTGAAGCTTATGATAATCTATCCTATAACCAAGTTTATAATTTGGTTGTTAATTATGTAACTAAAGATTTATCTTCATTTTACTTAGACTTTATTAAAGACATTTTATATATTGAGAAAAATGACTCAATTAGAAGAAGACAAGTTCAAACAGTTTTATATGAGCAACTTTGAATGTTAATAGATTTATTAAGACCAATATTAATTCATACAATCGAAGAAGTTTACCAAGCAATGGTTAATTTAAATAAAACTGATTCAGTTCACTTATTAGATAATAAGAAACAAGACTTTATTGAATCAAATGAATTCGTAACAAAATGAAATAACATTATGGTTTTAAGAGACGATGTAAATAAAGCTTTAGAAATAGCAAGAGAACAAAAAATAATTAATAAAGGTTTTGAAGCAACAGTTAAAGTTTGTTTAAAAGATGAATTTAAAAATATTGAATCAACAACTGAATTAGAAAAAATCTTTATTGTTAATTCTTTAAGTTTCACAAATGATTGTTCTGGATTATCTGAGCAAAAAATTGCATTTGTTGGTGTAGAACTTAAAAATGGAACAAAATGTGAAAGATGTTGAGGAATATTTGACACATTAATAAATAATGAAATTTGTGAAAGATGTAATTCAGTAGTAGAATCATTATAA
- a CDS encoding alpha/beta hydrolase: MMSEYSTLAHKMIQMWNSSFSKTIKQREEAASLKINFVKTINNFNSTNRNSNKKLKIKEYKSPTANFTTLSKDGVKIVASVWLNPKPSNKWVIGVHGFNSGRFNVLYLTWHYRSLGYNIITFDFRNHGSSDSDVVTWGYKEKWDLMTIITWVTQNYKPEEIGLVGTSMGGFTVNYLALTEEKFVKENNIKWAISDSAYMSVSKLLRSMVANNAPKIFENYVNLVLEDMLKIYKNEYGVNLVELDFINLIETKHKYIPIMYIHNRFDRVTNFLDSFKMQDVKNNIEESKVNELIIYDTGINHTKSIIKFTEDYILRTTDFVKKHQI; the protein is encoded by the coding sequence ATTATGTCAGAATATTCAACTTTAGCTCATAAAATGATTCAAATGTGAAATTCAAGTTTTTCCAAAACAATTAAGCAACGTGAAGAAGCAGCAAGTTTAAAAATTAATTTTGTTAAAACAATTAATAACTTTAATTCAACTAATAGAAATTCAAATAAAAAATTAAAAATAAAAGAATATAAAAGCCCAACAGCTAATTTCACAACGCTTTCAAAAGATGGTGTAAAAATTGTTGCTAGTGTATGATTAAATCCAAAGCCAAGTAATAAATGAGTAATTGGTGTTCATGGATTCAATTCAGGAAGATTCAATGTTTTATATCTAACTTGACACTATCGTTCATTAGGGTATAACATAATAACTTTTGATTTTAGAAATCATGGATCAAGTGATAGTGATGTTGTAACTTGAGGTTATAAAGAAAAATGAGACTTAATGACAATTATTACATGAGTAACACAAAATTATAAACCAGAAGAAATTGGTCTTGTTGGAACAAGTATGGGTGGATTTACAGTTAACTACCTAGCTTTAACAGAAGAAAAATTTGTTAAGGAAAATAATATTAAATGAGCAATATCAGATTCAGCTTATATGTCAGTTTCAAAACTTCTAAGAAGTATGGTTGCTAATAATGCCCCAAAAATATTTGAGAATTATGTTAACTTGGTTTTAGAAGACATGTTAAAAATATATAAAAATGAATATGGAGTTAATCTAGTTGAACTTGATTTTATTAATTTAATTGAGACAAAACATAAGTATATACCTATTATGTATATTCATAACAGATTTGATAGAGTAACAAACTTTTTAGATAGTTTTAAAATGCAAGATGTTAAAAACAATATAGAAGAATCTAAAGTGAATGAATTAATTATTTATGATACAGGAATTAATCATACTAAATCAATTATTAAGTTTACAGAAGATTACATTTTAAGAACAACAGATTTTGTTAAAAAACATCAAATTTAA
- a CDS encoding RluA family pseudouridine synthase, with protein MKIKANVEKVRLDKYLVDALAESTEYSRSYIQTLIKDGNVIVNGNVETKQNFNLIGDIEIEINIPEVKTSTINPEKIDLDIVYEDDDILVVNKPNNMVVHPGAGNTEGTMVNALLGRDAEFLSTIGGVERPGIVHRIDKQTTGLLIVAKNDKSHQVLTEMLKNHEIYKEYVALVWGEIKEDKGIIDAPIGRHQNDRKKMMVTSKNSKYAVTNFEVIKRLDKTTLVKCAIETGRTHQIRVHFNFIKHPIVNDPSYGKLAEKQTDFGQMLHAYKLEFLHPITKEMVKLKAELPKEFTDKILQEGGVENDWKTI; from the coding sequence ATGAAAATAAAAGCTAATGTTGAAAAAGTAAGGTTAGACAAATACTTAGTAGATGCTTTAGCTGAATCTACTGAATATTCAAGAAGTTACATTCAAACTTTAATCAAAGATGGCAATGTAATAGTTAATGGTAATGTTGAAACAAAACAAAATTTTAATTTAATTGGAGATATTGAAATAGAAATCAATATTCCTGAAGTAAAAACATCAACAATAAATCCTGAAAAAATTGATTTAGATATTGTTTATGAAGATGATGATATTTTAGTTGTTAATAAACCAAATAACATGGTAGTTCACCCTGGAGCTGGAAACACAGAAGGAACAATGGTTAATGCTTTATTGGGAAGAGATGCTGAATTCTTAAGTACAATTGGTGGTGTTGAGAGACCTGGAATTGTTCATAGAATAGATAAACAAACAACTGGTCTATTAATTGTTGCTAAGAATGACAAATCTCACCAAGTATTAACAGAAATGTTGAAGAACCATGAAATATACAAAGAATATGTAGCTTTAGTTTGAGGTGAAATAAAAGAAGATAAAGGAATTATCGATGCACCGATAGGTAGACACCAAAATGATAGAAAAAAAATGATGGTTACTTCTAAAAATTCTAAATATGCAGTAACTAATTTTGAAGTTATTAAACGTTTAGACAAAACAACATTAGTTAAGTGTGCTATTGAAACTGGAAGAACACATCAAATTAGAGTTCACTTCAATTTCATTAAACATCCAATTGTAAATGATCCTTCATATGGTAAGTTAGCAGAGAAACAAACTGATTTTGGACAAATGTTACATGCGTATAAATTAGAATTTTTACACCCAATCACAAAAGAAATGGTAAAATTAAAAGCAGAATTACCAAAAGAATTTACTGATAAAATTCTTCAGGAAGGCGGGGTTGAAAATGACTGAAAAACAATCTAA